The DNA window ACTGGTGGATTCGTGTCGCAAGGACATCGCAGATTCGGCTTCTGCCAGTCCACTTGGGAAACCTGAGAATCCACGGGGAATCCAAAACCAGCAGCGCGTCTCTTCGCGCCAGATGGGATGCTGAGCAGGAGATCCTCGATCAGCGCTACGGCTATATGCTTCGGGGTGGCTTGGAACGCCGTTGGTTCTACGCACGGCGTTTGGCCCGAATTCTCCGCAGTCCCAGAAGTTTGCTGTATCGCCTGCGACGCACACTATGACATCAGTGCCGCCTCTCTAAGTAGTCGAATGTTTTGCGGTCGGTAGTCGGCCGCCCCATAGTTTTAACGGCAGACATATGAGCAGCGGAAATGAGAGCAAGAATTTCCACCGACGATGCCGTAGCTGTTGCAAAAACTCCCTTCTGTAAAGCCTTATTCCGTCGAGACGGCGCCCGGACATGATCTGCTTCATGCTTGCCAGGCGGCCTAGATACGCAAGGTAAGCGTCCAGATCAGAGCGCTGGTGACCTTGGAAATCACTGAACTCGCCTGCACGATCCATCGCTCGAAGCTGTTGCAGCCCCCGGAAATAGTACTCCGGTCGTGACGAACCACTCGCCGCGTGCTCACGATACACGGCCAACGCCTCACGACCGGCAATCCCAAACTTCCCGCGCGCCATCAGCTTGATGTAGAACGGCACGTCTTCCACCGCCCCACGCCGCTCGGCATACCGCAAGCCGCCCGCGGCGGCCCGATTGAACATGAGCACCGATGAGGTCGTCATGAATCCATGATTCTGCGACAAGCGCAGCAGTGGCCGATCCACGATTCCGTTGGCGTCAGTGACGGCACTAACATCGAACGCCGGACCGTTCCGCTGAAGCTCCACCCCAGATGCATGAACAAATGGAACGACAGAGGCCACGCATTCTGGGTGACGCTCCATGAATGCCACCTGGACCGCAAGCTTTTCCGGCATCCAGAGGTCGTCGTGATCCAATAGGGCGATGTACTTCCCACGAGATTCATCAAGCCCACGATTTCTCGCCGCTCCGATGCCTCCATTTGGCTGACTGATAAGCCGTAGCCGTCTGCCGCAACGATGCTGAAGTTCGGAACAGACCAGTGGGGTCTGGTCAGTACTGCCGTCATCAACGAGCACCACTTCATAGTCCTCGAATGTCTGCACGAAGACCGATGCGACTGTCTCGCGAAGTAGAGCAGGCTGGTTGTAGGTCGGAATTACAACGCTAACCGTTGGCGATGGCGCGTCACTCGGCGCGACAACGTGATCCTTCAG is part of the Humisphaera borealis genome and encodes:
- a CDS encoding glycosyltransferase family 2 protein → MTTTLGNSVHSIRGDHYELRSDPMPTIELKDHVVAPSDAPSPTVSVVIPTYNQPALLRETVASVFVQTFEDYEVVLVDDGSTDQTPLVCSELQHRCGRRLRLISQPNGGIGAARNRGLDESRGKYIALLDHDDLWMPEKLAVQVAFMERHPECVASVVPFVHASGVELQRNGPAFDVSAVTDANGIVDRPLLRLSQNHGFMTTSSVLMFNRAAAGGLRYAERRGAVEDVPFYIKLMARGKFGIAGREALAVYREHAASGSSRPEYYFRGLQQLRAMDRAGEFSDFQGHQRSDLDAYLAYLGRLASMKQIMSGRRLDGIRLYRREFLQQLRHRRWKFLLSFPLLICLPLKLWGGRLPTAKHSTT